Genomic DNA from Bacteroides zhangwenhongii:
CAGCAGTAATTGACAAACGGTTCTTAAACAACATCAAATCAAAACCTAAGTTAGCATTATCCACTTTCTCCCAAGTAATATAAGGACTAATCATTTTCGGAGTTTGTGCAATCGTACCTTTGGAAGCTGTGGAAGAAGAGGTGCCCGGTAATAACCAAGCATTAGTCCCCTGTGCATCTAAGGGCATCTGAGCGATATAATCATATAAGCCCGCTCCATTTTGGTTTCCTAAACGACCATAAGAAACACGTACCTTCAACTGAGATACAGGCAGTGCCATTTTTTGGAAATAAGGCGTGCGAGCAATATCATAACCGGCAGAGAATGATGGGAAGAATCCCCAACGATGCCCCGCAGCAAAACGGGAAGAACCATCATAACGTCCACTGAACTCCAAAAAATAAATATTATTGTAGTTCCAATTCAAACGGGCATAAAATCCCATAGTAGACCAATGTGAACGGGCTTCACCTGCTATTACATTTCCACTGGCGTTGTCAAATGAGTAAATATCATTACTCAGCATACCATCTTTGTACATATATTCCTGTGAATCTTCTTTTAATTCCATTTGGTATCCTGCCATTGCCTTGAAGAAGTGATCTCCCCATTGATGAGTATATGAACTCGAGACATTAGGTGATAAGTAATAATTGAACATACTCCCACGAGTATAAGATCCGAAATACATATTCTTCCAACTAATACCAGGATAAGTAAATCCTTGTCTTTGATTAGTAGCATCACCCGGTTTAAAAGTACCCACAGGAGTTTCATACTTCTGATTATTTTCCATTATCAGATCGTTATTTTCTATATCAAAACGGATTTTCATTTCTCCGGTGATATCCCATCCCTCCAATGGAGTTACTGTTGCAGAAAGTGACAAAGCATCTGAAATACGGTTCCTCTGATAATGAGAATTTTTCAAATATAACATTTCATTCCAACTCGGCAAATTGTATTCTGAATCAACAGGCAACTGAGTAACCTGAGTAGGACGATGGCTACCAATCTTATTATATAGAATCATCTGATTCGCCATCGGACGTTTAATCATCTGCAAAGTAATATTATTATTCAAATTAAATCGTAACCAATTATTGGTCTTCATCTGTAATTTGGTATTCAAATTATACTTACTCAAATCATCCTGCACTTGATCCAGCAAACCCTCTTGATAAGTATATCCCATACCAATATAGTAGTTTACCTTGTCAGAACCACCCTGTACACTTAAGTTATGAGAATGACGGATAGACTTATCTTTAAAATAATAATCAAACCAATCAGTATTGCCATACTGATTATAATAGGCTCCTGCCCAATCATCACCGGAAGTATTAGCCTCAATACCCGGAAATTCTGCTGAATAAGGATTCTGCATAAAACCTTTAATCTTCTCAATAGTTTTATCCGGAATTCTCTGTAAACCGGAAGACGCTCCACCATTATCATATTGCTGATTATTATACATAGCGTATTCCAACGAGTTCATCATCTTTGGCATATTAATAGGTGAACTGAAACCAACTGTTCCACGATAGGTGACGCTAGCCCTCTCCTTTTTACCACTTTTTGTGGTAACCAATACTACTCCATAAGCTGCACGTGCACCATATACAGCAGAAGCGGAAGCATCTTTCAAAACACTGATACTAGCAATATCGGCAGGATTCACATTCTGCATACTCTGCTCTACTCCATCTACCAATACATATGGTTCTCCACCATTGATAGAACCAATACCACGAATACTAAATTTAATATCTGCACCGGTTTCACCACCGACACCACCTCCCACTGCGTCCGTAGCAAAATTTAAGCCTGCAATATTACCCTGCAAGGCACTTGTGACATCTGTAACAGGACGATTGACAATGGCATCATCTTTCAACGTAGCAACAGCTGCTGTAATCGTATTTCTTTTTTGTGTATCCATACCCACAACTACCACTTCATCCAATACTTTGGCATCTTCTTTCATCACATATTTATTTCCTTCCAATTTAGTAACCTTTACTTGCATCGGAGCGTATCCAACGTATGTAATAGAAAGTATACTTCCAACTTTTCCCTGAATTGAAAAATTACCGTCAATATCAGTAATCGTTCCTCCAGTGTTGCCTTTTACCATGACCGTTGCACCAATAATCGCCTCACCACTATCATCCACGACCTGTCCTTTTATCATCTTTTGTTGTGCTAATGCACCAAGAGGAAACAATAACAGGAGCATCAGAAAAAGAACAACCCGTCCCTGTTTTTTCACGAACTTCTTTTTTTCCATAATATTATATTTACTAATTAAGATTATACTGTTATTCTACGGCAGGATTAGCATAGTAATCAAACTCTTCTTTCACCACTTTCAACAAAGACTTATCATCTGTCACATCTACGTCCGTAGCCAAATCCCAGCTCATTATTCCACCGAAACCATTCTCACACACATACTGTGTTTTTTGGCGAATTGTAGTCTGACTATTGAGTGTATAGCTCTTTCCATTATACATCCATTCATCCACAGAAGTGTTAGTAAGATTACCTTTATTTATCAGATCATAATAAGCAACTTGTTCACCCGCTGTTCCGGTAGTTCCATAAAAAGGTACTCCCATCACCAATTTATTTTGAGGAATTCCATATTCAACAGCAGTTTGACCGTCTGATTTGAAACGTTCGAAAGAAAAAAGAGCCGCCTGAGGTCCATAACATTGGAAAGAGATAAAATCAACTGCAGCAATTGCTTCAGGAGTTATCTTATAAGAAACCGGATGCAAGGAAACCGTAAAAAATACATTTTTTCCTAATACGTTGCGCAGTTTTACTATGGCTTTGCTGTAATTAGTTAAGTCACTAGCATAATAAGCCCATTCAAAGTCAAGATCGACCCCATCCATATTATACTTATCCAAAACATTCTTAACATTATTAGCAAAGTTAGTGCGCGCAGTTTCATTACCAACCATCTTCAACCATTCACCACCAGCGATACCCAAACGTAGTTTTCGGTCTCCTACTTGTCCATTTAATGCAGCACGTATTTGTTCTAAACGAATAGCCCAAGTATGAGAATCTTTTCCGAGCTGTGCAGAATCATCATATTTCCAATAAGCAAGTGTTTTTGTATTATTCCAAATATTAGTATCAAAAGAGATAGGATTTCTACCCAACGTACCTACTTCCAAACTGCTAACGAATGTCTCATCCAAATATCCTTTGAATTTTTCTCCAAGAAAGAAATCTGCACGAGTATTAGGAATTTCAGCAGGCAGAGAACCCGTAAATTCTGTAGGGGTATTATTAGTGTCTACATATAATTTAGCCTTTCCTCCACTATAAGTTATCGCTACATAATGCCAAGCACCCGGCTTTAAATTGTCATTGACAATAGTTGTCGTAGAATTTCCAATAGTAAATTTTAAATTTCCTTCAGTTTCACCAAGTTGGAAAGATATAATGGTAGAGTTATTGTTTACCTTATTAAATAAATAAGCACCATCTATCCATTCAGTTATATATAGATAAGTACCAAATGTAAACTTCTTGTATGCCCCATCCGGGGAATGAAGTAAACCATCTCCACCGTTCATTTTTCCGGCACCATCAAATTTCACCACTCCATTACGACCTTCATAAGAAGGCATATATGATACTCCTGTAAATTCTGCGTCATTCACCGGCAGATCAAATGTCAAGTCACCGTCAGCATAAGGACGAGCTGTCAGATAAATCAAATCATTACAAGCACCCATACTTGCTCCAGAGATTCGATTTATCTCAAAAAAATCACCACGTATATAAGAACAATTAATAAATGATTTTTCTGTTGGATCCGGTTCATCTGGTTCTTCGTCATCACCCGGTTTTCCAACAACTGAACCTTCAGGAGGAGTGCCAGCTGGAACATCCACCCATTTTGTGTCTTTACAAGCTGCCAACATTCCAAAGAGGAAGAGACAAAAAAATAGGAATTTGCTTCTCATAAGTTTAATAATTAAGATTACCTTTTAATAATAGCAATGACTTTCTATCGTCATTCTCTGCTACAAAT
This window encodes:
- a CDS encoding SusC/RagA family TonB-linked outer membrane protein; protein product: MEKKKFVKKQGRVVLFLMLLLLFPLGALAQQKMIKGQVVDDSGEAIIGATVMVKGNTGGTITDIDGNFSIQGKVGSILSITYVGYAPMQVKVTKLEGNKYVMKEDAKVLDEVVVVGMDTQKRNTITAAVATLKDDAIVNRPVTDVTSALQGNIAGLNFATDAVGGGVGGETGADIKFSIRGIGSINGGEPYVLVDGVEQSMQNVNPADIASISVLKDASASAVYGARAAYGVVLVTTKSGKKERASVTYRGTVGFSSPINMPKMMNSLEYAMYNNQQYDNGGASSGLQRIPDKTIEKIKGFMQNPYSAEFPGIEANTSGDDWAGAYYNQYGNTDWFDYYFKDKSIRHSHNLSVQGGSDKVNYYIGMGYTYQEGLLDQVQDDLSKYNLNTKLQMKTNNWLRFNLNNNITLQMIKRPMANQMILYNKIGSHRPTQVTQLPVDSEYNLPSWNEMLYLKNSHYQRNRISDALSLSATVTPLEGWDITGEMKIRFDIENNDLIMENNQKYETPVGTFKPGDATNQRQGFTYPGISWKNMYFGSYTRGSMFNYYLSPNVSSSYTHQWGDHFFKAMAGYQMELKEDSQEYMYKDGMLSNDIYSFDNASGNVIAGEARSHWSTMGFYARLNWNYNNIYFLEFSGRYDGSSRFAAGHRWGFFPSFSAGYDIARTPYFQKMALPVSQLKVRVSYGRLGNQNGAGLYDYIAQMPLDAQGTNAWLLPGTSSSTASKGTIAQTPKMISPYITWEKVDNANLGFDLMLFKNRLSITADLYQRTTRDMIGPAESIPSISGIASEDRAKVNNATLRNRGWELSVSWNDKLKCGFSYGVGFNVFNYKAVVTKYNNPEGIIYNNHTGLAANKGYYEGMDLGEIWGYRADDLFLSNREIDDYLRKVNLTAFKSNDLWRRGDLKYIDTNGDGRVDGGKGTLSDHGDLQVIGNTTPKYSFGINLNLGYKGFEVSTLLQGVAKRDFPIAGSNYMFGGNNYNFKEHLDYFSTENPNGYLPRLTGWKDDKDFLVNTGYNTTRYLLNAAYMRMKNLTVAYTFNKKQLKHIGISNLKVYVTCDNLFTITKLPKQFDPETLNQVNMSAGGDAKNTAPGLTSPMKQNGNGMVYPMNRNFVFGLDFTF
- a CDS encoding glycosyl hydrolase family 18 protein, with the translated sequence MRSKFLFFCLFLFGMLAACKDTKWVDVPAGTPPEGSVVGKPGDDEEPDEPDPTEKSFINCSYIRGDFFEINRISGASMGACNDLIYLTARPYADGDLTFDLPVNDAEFTGVSYMPSYEGRNGVVKFDGAGKMNGGDGLLHSPDGAYKKFTFGTYLYITEWIDGAYLFNKVNNNSTIISFQLGETEGNLKFTIGNSTTTIVNDNLKPGAWHYVAITYSGGKAKLYVDTNNTPTEFTGSLPAEIPNTRADFFLGEKFKGYLDETFVSSLEVGTLGRNPISFDTNIWNNTKTLAYWKYDDSAQLGKDSHTWAIRLEQIRAALNGQVGDRKLRLGIAGGEWLKMVGNETARTNFANNVKNVLDKYNMDGVDLDFEWAYYASDLTNYSKAIVKLRNVLGKNVFFTVSLHPVSYKITPEAIAAVDFISFQCYGPQAALFSFERFKSDGQTAVEYGIPQNKLVMGVPFYGTTGTAGEQVAYYDLINKGNLTNTSVDEWMYNGKSYTLNSQTTIRQKTQYVCENGFGGIMSWDLATDVDVTDDKSLLKVVKEEFDYYANPAVE